Part of the Nicotiana sylvestris chromosome 5, ASM39365v2, whole genome shotgun sequence genome is shown below.
TATATAAGATTAGTTTTCGTTTTTATCAGGTTGCCATTGTTGATTATCATCGAGTTTTACACGTAGAATTTTGTTATTGACCTGATTGCATGGATATTTTAGGTATCTTCAGTGCATAGAATTTAAAGTACTCCACTATAATGCTAACATTTTTTTTTGGCCTTTTTTCCCCATACATTTTTGTGATTGTGATTTCATTAAACATTTAAACCCCAATTGTTATAGGAGTAGCATAAATCATAAATTGAATTTTATATATATCAGGAAGTGCTAGTTTTTAAACTGAATTGACGGAAAATATATAAattgaatttatatatatattagagCAGATTCATGATTTGAATTTAGTAGTTTTTTGGAATTTACCCGCCCACCTAATTTACTTGGTCGCAATTTATTATTTGTACTTATTTAGTGAATTTTAAAATGCATATACTGCATTTGAGCTAAATTTACTGAATTCAAAGGAACCCATAATGAGTACTCTACATTTGGCCCTGGATATTGGAAGAGGATCCGTGTAAACAAGATTACATTTGTCATTCATTATTTTAATAAATCCAAAGACTTATGTTGCTAACCATTGATCTGGTAGTACTAATCCTTCACTTTAATGTTGATTGACCAAAATGCATGATCTATGTTTGCTATAATTGTCATTTTTTTAGGGACAATTTCGGTCCATGTGATTTTAGGCTTACTGCATGACCAAACCATATCATCCACCAGTCTTCTCTGATTGTATCCTCTGTGTAGGCTACTTGCAATGTGATCATTTTTAATCATATCGTACATTCATTTGATAgcgtgtttggccaagcttatttttggtcaaaagtactttttttttttttttgccaaaaacacttttggcctcaatttgaggtgtttggccaagcttctggaaggaaaaaaagtgcttttgaggagaagcagaaaaaatagcttttctccaaaagcacttttttgagaagcgcttttgagaaaaatacacttagaagcagttttttaaagcttggccaaaaactaattgctgctcagaagtgcttttcaaactaattagccaaacacaaactgcttctcaccaaaagtacttttgagaaaagcacttttaaaaaaaaaacatttctcaaaataagctgatttttgcagcttggccaaacgggctattagtaTTCGCACTTTTGCAATAGCCGTGTTACGAATATGTTAGACATCTTTAAGGTCCAATAACACTCCCGTATCACTTTCTTTTATGAAGTAAGAAAAATGGCCTTAAACATAGTATGATCAAACACTAATTTCCGCAGTGATGTGAAAAGACTAATACTCCTATGCGAATGGAAATATTGTGAAGAATCTTTTTAGGTAGTCGCATCAATCAAATGAAAGCCAAATCATGTCGACAAAAATCTAAGGGGCAAGAAAAATCAGACCTGGCTTTCACCATGGAGGAATATATAGACGGCTGACATTGTATATCTGTGGAGTTGATGTTCCATAGCCAATCAGCAGTAGTAATCAGTACAGGGATTTCTACTTTGAGTTCCTCCTTTTGATGCATTTGTTGCAATACAATATTTTTGGTTAATCCGCCATATAGCGATCGGATTAAGCATCGACTCGTGTATAAAAATAGCCACATTCGACAAATACATTCCCTCAACAGCtaaaattttcagaaaacaaaATTTTCAGGACAACGATGGGAGGAAACAGATACATTAATCTGCACAGGCCAAAAGGTACATGTATTTCGTGGAGTCCTCGATCGAGAGCTCTCACCTCTACAGCCTGATTAAGATTAGAAGACTAAGCTAATATTTACCAATGTGACATATTTCTGCTACTTTGCACAATTACAGAGTGCCATACGAGACTCTCAGGCTTCTGCGTGCATATACATGTATGTGTATTGGCGTTGGTATTACAAATAAGTTAGAGATACAGAAGTCTATCACCCTAGAGAAACTACACCATATCATAAGCATCAACTTCTCCTTGTCCATTCTCATCCCACCCGGCCCTAAATTTGCAGACAGGGCAAGTTCCCCGCTGCCTTAGCCATGGGTCAATGCAGTTTGCATGGAACTGCAAACACAAAAGATATAAATTAAAATACACACCTACTCTGCAACAATATGCACATATTCATACTAAATACTATTAACTCCGCTGCTACTAGCTTAAACTAGGGAAATTTTTATCCTCAACAACACCCCCACCCATGGGCGTAGGCACCTTATCTAAAGCGGTGTCATGTGACACCGTTTCGTCAAATTTTTTCGTAAATATGTATGTAAAGTtcataagaaaaatgaaaatatttggTATAAATATATAAAATGATACAGCTTGTTATTATAgtgatttatttatttgttaactTCTTCAAATGTTGACACAGCTTGTCAAAATTCCTACGTACGCCACTGCCCCCACCcccaaaaaagaagagaaagaaaaaaagaaaaccgTCAGTTGAAAAACAGAAAGGATCTCCTTGAAAACTTGAAAGCATAAATCGTGGGACCCTGATAATAGAGCTAAACTATACTATACCaataaataaaacagaaaaaagaGACAACACTTGGTTTTCTCTATGCAAGACTATCCACAAGTTCTTCTAGGTGCCTGTTGGTAACTAAACCATAAATCTCTTCCCTGTCTAATGATACTTACAATAATAAAGTGAGATCTCAAAATAGTTGAGATGATTGTCAATagtaaaaaagaaaacaaaaactctTACTAATCTATGGAAGTTGAGATCTCAAAATAGTTATGATATACTTTGATGCTAGAAGACTACCCTTCTCATGGGCTGGACACAAAAATAAAAGTAACTATCAAAATACTTAACCTGATGTAAGCACGGCAAGCTACGAACAAGTTCCCCAGTATCGACTTGTTCCAAGCAGACACTGCAAGTTAGTTCGTCATCGGGGTTCTTTGTACCTCCTACAGCATTTGCAGGTTCTTGCTTCTTCTGCTTGAAATACAATAATGAGTTCATCATTTTTCTCGTAATGAAACAATAAACTTTTGATGAATAAAAAACAGTTGGCAAATAATATAAGTCAGTCACGCAAAATACAGATCGCCGACATGACTTGGTTTTTATTTCATCAAACATGAGGAAAAAGAAGGGAAGGTTTAGTAGTAAAGGATGCCAATGCAGCAAGGTAGTTCTCGTCTTTTATTGTCTTTATGAAGCTATAATCTCCTCCTTCAAATTTACTCTTCCATTAATTTTTTTTCTGCCTTCTTCAATGGTTAGCTTTTCATCCTCTAGATGAAGAAAGAGCTTCATTGCTATAGGCTTAATAGTCATAGATCAAAATGTGCTCCAATCTTTTTGAGAATCTTGGTTTATGGTAGAGTTGAGGAGAAGAACCTCAGAATATAAAGTAAATGAAGCAGTTTCTCAAAGAGCCGGGAGGTTCCTACCAAAGGTTGAGAACTTCTCCGACGAGGCTCCATATTATATTTTCTGTCTGAACATGAGCTCTAACGTCTCTGGAGGAAGACTCTCTCAGAAAGACTAGTTTCAATACGAAGAGACAGACATCCCAAAAGGAAAGAAATAAGAAATGGCTAGGTTAGGTACACAGCTTAGGGGCTGCACAATGCCATGAGCATAGGAGCAGCATCTACTGTAAAACATGAAATTAGATCAATGATTCACTTGAATGCAACCGAAACACCTCTCTAATATTAGATTTAACTTTGCGCACACACTTCATGTCACTGGACAAGGATCAGTTTGTCATCAAAACATAAATTGTGGTAAATACATTTGGAACTTATGAAAAAAGTCATAATTAAAAAAGTCATACGCCTTCTGTTCCATTTTATGTGgtgttctttcctttttaatatgttccaaaaagaatgacacatttctacTTTTGGAAATAATCTAACTTCAAATTTCTCATTTTATCCTTAATGACAAGCTTTTTATAGCCAAAAATGTCTATGGTATGTTTAAAACCACAAGTTCCAATAGTCAATCTTTCTTTCTTAAATTCCGTGCCCATACAAACACCTCCATGTAATAAAACAGAGGGAGTAGTGAAAATAGGATGCAGCAACACATTGTGTCTTATAGATAAGTCATGCAAATGCCATTCCTGCAAATCAATTGTTCACTCGAAAAGGACACTAGAATGCAAGGTCAAAAACAACTTCAAAAGATAAACTATTGGGTAGGCATTTCTTTTACAAGCTTCAAGAAAGGGCTAGAAAATGAGGTACCTCAGTGGACCCTGAAGAAGATGCCGGGTGTGTTGATGAACCAGCACTGTCAAGAAGAGCAATCATCAGGATCAAGAGAAGCCAAGATATTACTGAATGCGAGTCATGGCATCATATTATCAGATAAAcactaatcaattctaacaagATTAttgcaaaaaaatattttacgAGGAAGGGAGTCTCCGGcacaaataaaaaaagagaacTGACATACGGATACTTAATAGCCCATAACTTCATCAGAGAAATTGAGATAAAAAAATTCCTAACCTTCCAAAAAGGAGCAAGAACAGTGAAAATAATACTATAACTTATGCATTCTAACAAAGCTCGCTGCGCAGAATTTTAGGTTTTGACTAGATATAATACAAAACTATGTTGTAGTTAATAAATTTCCAGCATGCAAGTGACCAAATCAAGGTGGACACCAGCAACCTGAGAGATCACAAGTTGAAACCATAGTTTGGTAATCTTCTGACAACTGATTAAAACTGGCATCAACCTCCTCATTTCGCTAAATCACAAGCCACAGATGGAAGTTAACAAAGAAGAGCGGAAGAAGGCAGTCGACTGTTATAGGTGTCAACTTGGTACAGCAAACGCTGGAAGTCAAAAATATGGGGAAGCTAAAAGTAGTAACAAATTTCACATGACAGACCTTTGGGGTCCAGAAACCTTGTACTTGTGAACAGGAAGAGCATTTATCTCTTCCTCGGTCATTGATGGTGTTGTAGGAACATCATCAGTATCCAGTGCCCTCAATGTTTCATAATCTGCTAGTACCAGAAAAATATCAATAAACTTCCCAGACCTTTTAAGATTATTTTAAGACAAGATTTGGTTTCTGGATTTTATAAAGCCATAAAATGCTCAAGAATAGAGATGCTTGCATTTTCACCTAAGTCATCAAACTCCCTGTCAAGAAGTGCAAGCTGTAGTCTGAGCCCTCGCAACCGTCCTCTGGTTGCAAGTGCTATAGATGGGGGCATATGTAGCCGCAACTCCGTAGGACCAAGAAGGCCACTGGCAGCAACAGCATGAGCTTGTGCCTGGGCTTGAAGCTGCTGACAGGTTGCATACATCCTAAGGGTCGTTGCCATAAAGAAGACACCGAGCACCAACCACAGCTGCAAAATAGACAAAGTTCCAATTAAATAAAATAAGGACCAGAtttaattcaataaaatacacATGCTCCAATATCACTCGTTAAGAGGCTACTTACCAGAAAATTGGGTGACATTTGATGAGAGTTTAGAATCATGAACAGCAAGAGCACTGTCATAACAAAGTGGTTACACTGAAAGTTGTAGGTAAATCAGAccagaaaataaaaataacaaaggGATCTAAGCTACAGGTACCCGTGACAAGAAAAGCTAGTGAGTTAGTATTAACCGGCCGGGCTGCATGGACTCGCTGAATgtggaagagaaaaaaaaaaaaggtacacCGAGATGAGTAAAACAGATAATGAATGTAATTATCACTAGAAGCATTTAGAGTAATCTAGATCAACATCAAGAGGAGATGTAGGAAATTACCACTGCACGGCGCTCGGGGATCAATCCTGGAAAACCAGGTTCTATATCTGCTCTAGTGCCTCGGAAAACAAAACTCATGTTTGAAGTTGTACAAAAGCTATTTCAGCACAAAAAAATTGATAGTTCATAGAAGGTCCAGCACCCAAATACCACTGAAGAGCTGAAATTAACTGGAAATCCAGAGAAAGTGAAGTGAGAAACCATGCCCAGTAAAAACATTAATCTACTACACCAAACAACACCAATGCAAACTGTAATCAATGAAGATTAATAGCTCAATTCACAAGAAGCAGAGATGGACTTGGACAAGAAATACCGAGAAAAATGAATGTGTCCATTTATGTAAGAAGAGTAAAGTATGTACAATACCAATTTTCTACCCATAACGACCTACTGACTATCTTATGTCGTTGTATTATATACTTCCTCGCCGCAATCGATTATGTTACCACCTAGAATCACTGCCAATGTGGCTTTTTCAACACTCCTCAAACTTGAGAGAGTAGAATGTTTAACACCCCTTGCCAAGAAAATGATCATCTAGTGTCCTGCCCAATCTTTTTGCTAAAATTTCAGCTATTAGCTCCTTAGTGGATACTTGTTTGGCTTATATGAAACCTTGTGGAATTTTTTTCTCCCACAAAATGCCAATCAATTTTAATATACTTTGTCATCTCTTGAAATGAATTTCCCCCGATTTGGATTGCAGACGTACTGTCACAATACAGAGCTTCCCAAGCTTTTGCATTTCAACTCCCAGCTGCCTTAAAACGTCACTCAACCTAAAACTTCAGCCACTGCAGAATTCATGCCACTGCCTCTGCTTAGCTCCTAATGGCTAATACAGTATCAAAACTTCAGCCACTGCAGAATTCATGCTACTGCCTCTGCTTAGCTCCTAGTACAGCATCTTGTATCTTTGAATTCGAAGAAAGCAAAGAACTCCAAGCTTCATCATGTATCCCATGATTGATTTTCTAGTGTTGGAACACGCAACCCAATTAAAGTCACATTGAACCACACTGTACTTGGAACAATCTGCAGCCATCAGTATACCTTGCTCCTTCTTATGTATTTGACTACCACTAAAGCAACCTCCAAGCATGATTTCCATGAATAACCAAAGTGTTTGGATTTTTATATACAAAAGCTATATCAAGTCTTGTCATGGTTAGATACAACAATTTGCCAACTAATCTTTGATAACAACTCACATCCTTCAAAGGAGTATGTCTTTCCATCTTCACATACTGGTAATATTTTGTAGAGAATCAATTAAAGTTTATGCTCTAGTGGGTATGACTGGTTTCGCTTCCCTAGCCAGTTCAGATATCAGCAGTAGAGCATATTGTTGCTGATTCATCAATATTCCTCTTTTTAACCTTGCAAACTCCATCCCTCTGAAGTATCATAATTCCCCTAGATCTTAGATTTCTGCCGCAAGCTCCTCTTTGCTTCTTGTTTTAACTCAATATCATTCTGTGTCATCAAATATCATCTACATAGATGAGAATACTGACAACCCTATTCCCTCTTCATTACTGAACAAAGAATAGTCATAGTGGCTTTGGATTATCCTAGATTCCATCGAAGACCTCGTGAGTTTCAAGTTGCATTAATTTGACGCCTATTTAAGGCTATGCAAGGATATTAATAGTTTTAAAACTTTGATCTTTCCCTATATACTGACACCCGAGGCATTCCATATACACCACCCCATAGAGGTCTCCAAGAAGGCATGCATTGTACACATTCAGTATGAATAATTCCAATTTTCAACCGCCACAAGTGTTATAATTGACCAGACAGTGACCGTCTAAGTACAAGTGAGAATGTCTCTTGATTTAGATCTTCTTTGACTATATCTTTTATCACCAGCCTCACTTATTCTTAGCTAGGAGAAAAAACCATCTAGCTAAGAGTTAACGGTTTTCCAAGCGAATAAACTAAATCAAAACTAGACTAGCACCTTTAGAGTCAGACATATGGAAATATAGGGCATGATTGTGATAATCACAATTGAAACCTGAGAATTAGCCATTGAAGACCTTCAAAAATTCGATCTAGGTAACCATGTGATGAAGCTATCTCAAGCTTATCTAAATGCAGTTATGCAATGGAAGAATCAATGCAGAGTTtgaatgctctgataccatgatatCATTTCAAATGAACAATTACCAAGAAGATAAAAGATGGACTGAGTACAAGAAATATTGAGGAGGAGAGAATGTGTTGATTTAAGCAAGAAGAGTACTATATGTATAGTAACTGCAAATTTTCTAATGTATACACACGTGCCCCAATTGACTACACCTCTGTCGTCTATCATTCCTCACAGCCATCACCTAATAACATAGCCATGCCACTGTATCTTCCAACACAAGGGATGCTCGAGCATATTTAATACCTCCAGGAGTACAATGGAGTAACTATAAGCTGAGCAGCAGGCAGGATATTCACATTGTCTTAAGACAATGTTttagaaagagggactaagtaaACCAGGTAATATTAGTATTGCACTCATAACATAAATGAATTCATACAACTCTTAAGCTAAAAGACTTGTAAACTATCAACTCCGAGATTTCACACTAAGAGACTCGTAATTGGCTGTTAAAGAGCATCTTTAGCAAGCAAAAAGTCCACTTTTTTGTCAGTACATTATAGGAAGCCAATGTATCATGATTTATCGAATACAAAAGTTCCATCCACAACAAGTTAGAATCCCTTTACTTCCACAATGacacaaaagaaatttttcttaaGAGTCTCCAAGTATAGTCAGATCCACGATTAAAACTTTATGGGTTTGGGATGCCACTTAGCCCACGGACTACAGTCACTGGATTCGAAATTTAATATTTGTATTTTGTATATATCTAGTAGATTTTTTTAAAACATGCAGTGTCTAAGCCATAGCTACTGGGTTTAGCTTAAACCATAACTTATATTGTACATTCGCCCATCTCTCACTGGAAATTTTACAACATGTTTAGTTTCATAAAGTACAATAGAAAATGTTCATTACCTTCTCTACTACTAAAAACAAAATTCCCAGCAAAATACACCTATTATAATCACAATATGAAAAAATACTTATATACTGACAACAAATATAGCAAAAAGATTTAACACATATACAGCGGCTGAGAGAAACCTGCTGGATTCAGCAAGCCAGCTTAACCCATAGCTTATATTGTACATTCACCCCTGTCTCTCAGAAATTACCTTCTATACTATTAAAATCAAAATTCCAAGCAAAATATACACATTTTAATCAAAATATCATAAAACATTTAACAATTGCTAAAACTGCGCATTTCGCCCAAAAACACCCAAATTCAACACATATACAAGGTCTCAGCCAAAGCTACCGGGTTTAGCTTAACCCATAGCTTATAATTTATAACATGTTTAGTTTCATAAAGCACAATAGAAAATGTTTATTACCTTctatatacaacaaaaatcaaa
Proteins encoded:
- the LOC104246147 gene encoding E3 ubiquitin-protein ligase SDIR1, which produces MSFVFRGTRADIEPGFPGLIPERRAVRVHAARPVNTNSLAFLVTVLLLFMILNSHQMSPNFLLWLVLGVFFMATTLRMYATCQQLQAQAQAHAVAASGLLGPTELRLHMPPSIALATRGRLRGLRLQLALLDREFDDLDYETLRALDTDDVPTTPSMTEEEINALPVHKYKVSGPQSAGSSTHPASSSGSTEKKQEPANAVGGTKNPDDELTCSVCLEQVDTGELVRSLPCLHQFHANCIDPWLRQRGTCPVCKFRAGWDENGQGEVDAYDMV